The genomic interval ATCGAGTATCAAAATATATACGCTGAATAAACATCTTGGATCGGTACTGCCTATTTTATGGTCTGTATTAAATGAGAGTATTTTTCCTCAGCAGGAACTGGATATTTTTAAGCAAAATCAACAGCAGTCGCTGAAGGTGAGTTTGCAGAAAAATGATTTTATTGCCAGAAAGAATTTTGCACATGCAATTTTCGGAACTTCAACTTATGGTTCTGATATTGATGTAGAGGATTACCAGGCCATAGAAAGAGCAGATTTAGTCGCTTATTTCAGTGCTGCTTACAAGCCTGAAAACTGTACTATATTTGTTGCCGGAAAATTCGAAGCTCCTGAATTCGACTTGTTGAATGCCAATTTTGGTAAAGACTGGAATAACGGAGCTGCTTCTGTAATCAATCAATTCTCTTTTGAAGGTACACCAAAAGGAGAGATTTTCATTGAAAGGGCAGATGCGATACAGTCTGCAATCAGAATGGGAACTTTGAGTATCAATCGATCCCATCCGGATTTTGCGGGTTTTCAGGTGCTGAACTGTCTTTTAGGCGGGTACTTTGGTTCCAGGTTAATGGCTAATATCCGTGAAGATAAAGGTTATACTTATGGTATTGGTTCTGCAATCGTTTCTCTGAAAGATGCCGGGTATTTTTTCATCGCTACAGAAGTTGGAGCTGATGTTTGTACCAGTGCATTAAATGAGATAGAGAAGGAAATCGGCTTATTGAAATCAGCAGCAGTTTCTGAGCTGGAGCTGAGCCTGGTTCGCAGTTATATGCTGGGTTCTATGCTTGGAAGTCTGGAAAATGCATTCTCCCATGCTGATAAATTTAAAAACATCTATTATTCAGGATTGGATTATGACTATTATGATAATTACATTCATACAGTCAAATCAATTACTGCTGAACAGTTAAAAGCACTGGCTAACAAATATTTAAATACTGAAGATTTTACGAAAGTTGTGGTTGGTAAAAAATAAGAAATAGTACTGGCTAATTAATTTTAGCCAGTACTGCTTTTTGTTTGTCTGCTACGTATATTTTTTTGTAAAATTCTACAATGTCTTTGTATTTTTCAGGCGCATATTTCTTGCTGTTCATGGTCTGATTACGTGTATAGACGATTGAATTGTCTTTCACAGTTACTTTAGCTGTATATTTTCCAAATTCTGATTCCAGCGAAATATCCTGAGGAACAAATTCTACTTTATAACCTTCTGGTAAGGTATAGGTAGTTACATCGGTATCTTTAAATCCATAGGCCACTGAAAAAGAAGTTTGTCTGTTTTCAACTTTGGCGGGTACACTTTCTCTTCTGTTTAATAAATTCAGGGTTATAAATAATTTATCTCCTCCGTGGCTGATCATCTGAGAACTTTTCAGAACAATATCTTCTTCTATTTTTGGAAAGCTTTTGTCTGGTTGTAAAAAGCTTAAAGATGAAATTTCCATATCAGGTATTCCCAGGTTGCTCATGACTCTTTTACGCTGCTCTGCGGGTTCTAACAACATCATTCCCAGCTGCTCTTCATATTGAGAATTGCTGTAAGAGGTTTTGATGTGGACGTCAGCAGGTTTGTCTGTTGTCAGCATTACAGTTGTGATGCGGTTTTGGAAATTGTCTTCAGGTTTATAAACAGGGGTGCTGACCAGCTTTCCACCAGCTTCTGTTACTAGTAATACAGTTCTTCCGGAATTATTATTACCAATATATCCTGCTGGTGTATACTGACTTGTACATTCCAGCCAAGTGGTGTCTTTTGCTGCGGGAACACAAAGAATCATGTGGTTAGCCTGTCCAAAACTTGCATAGTCCTTATTCAGTGAAGGTAAACCGTTGCCTATAACAACGAGATTAGATGGAATACCGGCTTCTGTTAAAATCGCTTTCATGTAATTTGACAGCGCTTTACAATCTCCGTAGTTCACTGAGGCAACTTTATCTGCTGTTATTGGTCTGAAACCTCCAACTCCAAGCTGAACGCTTACATACCTGGTATTCGATTGTAAATAATGATAGAGAATAGTTATCTTTTCCTGATCTGTTTTAGCCGAAGCGATTAAGGCCTGAATGGTTGCTTTTGTTTTCTCTGGCAACGGCTGCACTGTATTACTGAGCTGATAAATCCAATCACCCATGTTTTTCCAGTTTTCAACACTGCCCCTGGAATTGTCATACTCAAAATTATTTGGAGAAACCAATACCCAGGGTGTAATCGTATTAAGCCCGGTTGACATCGGTTCATAGGTAAATGAGTTCAGGTTTTGACAAGCCCATGTATAAGTTGTTTTGTCAGCGGTGACCGTAGAATCTGTTTGAAGGCCCTTACTCTTTAAATATTTAAAGGTAACTGTTTTAGGTACTTGTAAAGTATATACAGATTTTTCTACCGCACAGTCATAAGCACTTACAGGACTCCATGACGGAAAGGCAATATAACCATTGTAACTTTTTTCATAACTATACTCGATGGTATAGGGAAAAGTGGCATTCAAAAATACCATCTTTTTTATCCGGTTATCATCATACATTGTTCCATCAGAAGTGATACTCTCATCTTTGAAATCGGAGGCCTTATAAGTTCTTATTTTAATCCCTTTAGCATCATACATAAATGCTTTAAGGTTATAAACCGAAGAAAATTTATCGTAGTACTCTGACATAACTGCGTTATCTTCTCCATTTTTGCTGAGAATGGTGATCGCTGTTTTATAGGTCATAACAGCATTGCTGTTACTTTTAATAGTCAAGTGTTGTTCTTCATCACGGATAACAACAGTTGATTTTTTTAACAATTCCGCTGGAATATTAGCGACATCATATGCTTCTTGTGCACTGACTACTGTGGCGCAGCCAATTAACAGGGTAAATAGTAAATGGCTTAGTTTCATATTTTCTTAAGTACGATTTGTTCTGCTTGTTTACGGACAATATTATTAAACAATTCTTTAAGGTTATAATATTCTTCTGAAGTATAGCTCGATTTCAATAGAGAGATTTTACTAACCATATTTAATTTATTCTCCTCCATTACATACATAATTGTAAATGAGCCGCCATTTTCTGGTAATTGAAATTTCTCGTTTTTTGGGAGTTGCTCTGGTTTATAACCAGCCGGTAATTCGATAGAAAGATGATAGTTCTCTTCTTTAGGGTAAGCGAAGTCTACCGGGTAATTCCGCTCTTCCAGAGTAAATGGATTTTTCTTTGTCCGCTCATATAAAAGTGGCATAAAATAAGAGAGGTTACCTGCAGTTTCTATGTTGTCTTCAATCGTCACATCCATACTTTCAATAAGTGTTTCCCCGGCGTTATCCAGGTTTTCAATTTTGTAATTACTTATTTCCAGGCCCGGCTTGTCATTCTTGTAATTTTTAAGAAATTCTTCCTGATTTGTTGCTTTCTGGTAAGCGTTCCTTGTGTCAAGACCTTCGTAGTTATTACTTGATATTGATAAGGTACCTTTAAGTTTATTCTCTGTATCGAGCGTGAGGGCATAAAAAATACTGCTTCTGCTTATCTTGTTGTTTTCGGTAGAAATCCACTCTCCGGTATTGTCAGTCCGGTTTATCTTTAATCCGCGATGATTTAAATTCGCATAGCTCAAAAGACCTGGGGTATTATTTTTATTTACTGCATCTAACAGGTTTTTTTGATCTCCGGTAATTGTCATTATGACAACGCTGTTAAACTTGCTTGCCAGCGGATAACCAGGGTGTGTGCCGTTATCTCTTGTACTGATGATTATAGGATAACTTTCCAGTCCGGCAGCATCCAGCAGATTAAGCAGTAACAGATTGATCTCCGATGAACTCCCGGATTTCTTTTCCAGCACAGATTTAGGGCCGTTTGCGTCAGTATACAGCCGATATTTATTGTCCCATTTAATGTTGTTTTTTACATAGTTAAAGATGAGATTCATTTTTCCTTCTGGAGTGGTTTCATCTTTAATGATCTCTTTAATCAATTCCTTACCTGGATTTTTCTTCTGAATATATCCGCCAAAGTTATCATGAGCCATCATTTCTTTTATGATTTTTGGCCAGGTAGTGGTATATTCCTGATAGCCGCCCTGTGGGAAATTGGTCGCCTTAAGTTCAAATCCTATTTTGCTGGCATAATCATCAAGTGTAGTGATATAACTTTCATCTTTGATAGCGGGAATATTTTTGATGTAATATTGGGTCTTTGAAGTCTTGACACTAATTGTTTCTGATTTTCCGGAACCATTAGGTATAGTCAGGTTCTGTGAATTATCAACAGGGCCAATTTTATTAATATCGTAATATCCACCTACTTCAATTTTGTACAAATAATATTCTGGAATCGTTATGGTGAATGATGAATATTTAGTTGGGTACTTTTCCTGAAAATACCAGTCATCGAGTTTAAAAGTAAAGTCAGATTTTGTCTTGTAACGATACTCTATAATTGAGCCTTCTTTTACATTTGGAAGCGTAATTTTTTTGATAACATGCTTATTATCCACCTGATTTGTGAATTTCGCATCACCAGCCATTTTACTAACTTCAATTTTTCCATTGTTCAGGTTATAAGTCGCAGCATTGATGAGATCCAGTTTTTCTTCATTGCCTTTACCATCGCGATATAGCCTTAACTCTAAATCGGCAAGATCATAACCCTTTTTCTGGATGATTTTGTATCTGACATGACGCTCAAAAACATAGATAAATCCGCCACCTGGCCCGATTTCAAAATAGCCATTTCCCACATCGAAGAGTTTAATGGCCGCAGCACTTGAATCAACCCCATCGGGTTTGGTTTCAAATTCGCCGGGTTCAACTTTACCATATTTAAAGACAGGAAGTTTTTCTTGTGTTTTTTGAGCAGAAACCTCTATTTTTATCAATAGCAGGACTATTAATAAGAGGTTTAATTTTTTAAGCATGAGCGTTATATTTATTTTGCAAATTAAGACTAAGTTTTCTGATGAAAAAAGTGTTTTGAAATATAAATATTTAAAATTTTCAGCCCATGGGTTCTTCCTGATGGAAAGATAGTTAGTGAAATAAAAAAATATTTCTTTTCTTTTCAGCTTTTTTTTACCTGAAATATTTGCTCATATTTGTGCCCGGTAAAGATCATTTCATTCCTTTTGTAATGATTGTAAAATAGATTTATGACGCTAAAAAAAATCGATATTAACAGTTTCGTATATAAGCTGAACCATGATTTGTCTACAGTTGACTGGACTTATGTTTGTGCACTTTTCTATAAGATTGACTGGAGAACAAGGGTAGAGCCGGAGATCGAATCTGCCTTCAGAAAAAGCACCTGGACTTTGTTTGTTTACCATGAAGA from Pedobacter sp. WC2423 carries:
- a CDS encoding M16 family metallopeptidase is translated as MLNRTLIPESKQVNDINFIAPQKQELANGIKVFTVNAGKQELVRIEFVFENVNWDESKPLQAIAVNHLINNGTDKLTAREIADKVDYYGAFLQTDYGADQSSIKIYTLNKHLGSVLPILWSVLNESIFPQQELDIFKQNQQQSLKVSLQKNDFIARKNFAHAIFGTSTYGSDIDVEDYQAIERADLVAYFSAAYKPENCTIFVAGKFEAPEFDLLNANFGKDWNNGAASVINQFSFEGTPKGEIFIERADAIQSAIRMGTLSINRSHPDFAGFQVLNCLLGGYFGSRLMANIREDKGYTYGIGSAIVSLKDAGYFFIATEVGADVCTSALNEIEKEIGLLKSAAVSELELSLVRSYMLGSMLGSLENAFSHADKFKNIYYSGLDYDYYDNYIHTVKSITAEQLKALANKYLNTEDFTKVVVGKK
- a CDS encoding DUF3857 domain-containing protein, whose protein sequence is MKLSHLLFTLLIGCATVVSAQEAYDVANIPAELLKKSTVVIRDEEQHLTIKSNSNAVMTYKTAITILSKNGEDNAVMSEYYDKFSSVYNLKAFMYDAKGIKIRTYKASDFKDESITSDGTMYDDNRIKKMVFLNATFPYTIEYSYEKSYNGYIAFPSWSPVSAYDCAVEKSVYTLQVPKTVTFKYLKSKGLQTDSTVTADKTTYTWACQNLNSFTYEPMSTGLNTITPWVLVSPNNFEYDNSRGSVENWKNMGDWIYQLSNTVQPLPEKTKATIQALIASAKTDQEKITILYHYLQSNTRYVSVQLGVGGFRPITADKVASVNYGDCKALSNYMKAILTEAGIPSNLVVIGNGLPSLNKDYASFGQANHMILCVPAAKDTTWLECTSQYTPAGYIGNNNSGRTVLLVTEAGGKLVSTPVYKPEDNFQNRITTVMLTTDKPADVHIKTSYSNSQYEEQLGMMLLEPAEQRKRVMSNLGIPDMEISSLSFLQPDKSFPKIEEDIVLKSSQMISHGGDKLFITLNLLNRRESVPAKVENRQTSFSVAYGFKDTDVTTYTLPEGYKVEFVPQDISLESEFGKYTAKVTVKDNSIVYTRNQTMNSKKYAPEKYKDIVEFYKKIYVADKQKAVLAKIN
- a CDS encoding DUF3857 domain-containing protein, yielding MLKKLNLLLIVLLLIKIEVSAQKTQEKLPVFKYGKVEPGEFETKPDGVDSSAAAIKLFDVGNGYFEIGPGGGFIYVFERHVRYKIIQKKGYDLADLELRLYRDGKGNEEKLDLINAATYNLNNGKIEVSKMAGDAKFTNQVDNKHVIKKITLPNVKEGSIIEYRYKTKSDFTFKLDDWYFQEKYPTKYSSFTITIPEYYLYKIEVGGYYDINKIGPVDNSQNLTIPNGSGKSETISVKTSKTQYYIKNIPAIKDESYITTLDDYASKIGFELKATNFPQGGYQEYTTTWPKIIKEMMAHDNFGGYIQKKNPGKELIKEIIKDETTPEGKMNLIFNYVKNNIKWDNKYRLYTDANGPKSVLEKKSGSSSEINLLLLNLLDAAGLESYPIIISTRDNGTHPGYPLASKFNSVVIMTITGDQKNLLDAVNKNNTPGLLSYANLNHRGLKINRTDNTGEWISTENNKISRSSIFYALTLDTENKLKGTLSISSNNYEGLDTRNAYQKATNQEEFLKNYKNDKPGLEISNYKIENLDNAGETLIESMDVTIEDNIETAGNLSYFMPLLYERTKKNPFTLEERNYPVDFAYPKEENYHLSIELPAGYKPEQLPKNEKFQLPENGGSFTIMYVMEENKLNMVSKISLLKSSYTSEEYYNLKELFNNIVRKQAEQIVLKKI